The stretch of DNA GCCGACACGAGTTCATCGGTCGGATTAACAGCTTTTGGCTTCCGGCTAACTAACCGGACTTGATCCGTATAGGTGGGCAATGCTTTGGCTAACTCTGTGCCAATGGTGCCCCCAGACCCCAGAATTGTTTGCATGAAGATTACGAAAACGGTTTACACAGGAAATGTAGTTAATTCTTTCCGTTGCCTTCCCTGCTTCCGTAAAATTCTCTTACTCAAGGCTTACCTCATAAAATTCGGTTCGCGTCTGCAACACGTCGCTATAGGTAATTGAGCCGTTGTCATCGCCAATGGTTTTAAAAGCTGGGGTAGGCGTATGCCCCACTACCTGATGAAAACCGGGCAGATAATCGGTGCGGGTTTCGTCGCGGTCGGCCCAGACCGGCCCGCTGCACGAGTCGAAGCCACCACGTTTTGGCCCAACCTCGAACAGGATATTACGTTGTTTCAGCGGCTGTTGGTGCAGGGTGTTAAGCAAAGCAGCCAGATCAAAATCAGGCGTTATCGTGTTGCGGTCGATGCCCATCTGAGTAGTCAGCCGGTCGAGCCAGCGATTGGTGACGCCTGCATGTGAGAATAGATACGACCCCTGTTGATAAGCGATCTGGAATAGGGAGTCATGTTTGGCAAATAACGCGCTCAGATCTGGTTGCGCCCACGCCCGAAAGCCCGAACAGCGATAGTGTGGGAAATGAAGATACTGTGCGTCATGATTACCGATGAGCAACACGAATTTAGCAGGCTGTTTACGCTTCAACTTTATGATTTCAAGCAGATTAGCATAAATTGTTTCGTCGCTGATGTCATAGCTGTCAGTATAATCGCCGAGGAAAACAACGCGGTCGTAGCGGCTGAAGTCGGCCTCTTTCCAAACCGTGCGGCCATGTAAATCACTGATGGTGAGGATTGTCATATGCAACTTAATTTACAAAACTAAGATACAAAAAAGCCCCGAATGATTGACCATCCGGGGCTTAAAACAAATCTTGTTATAATTGTGCAAATCTCGGTTAATCCTGCCGAAACAGCGTTCTGTTCAAACTACAACGTTCGCTTCACTTCTTTCACTTCGAAAGCTTCGATAGTATCGCCGACTTCGATGTCGTTGAAGTTTCTCACACTCAGACCACATTCGTAGCTCGACCGTACTTCGCTCACATCGTCTTTGAAGCGTTTCAGCGCACTGATTTCGCCCGTATGAATGACGATAAAGTCGCGAATAACCCGGATTTTATTGTTCCGTTTGATGATACCATCTGTTACGTAACAACCGGCTACCGTGCCTACTTTGCTGATCTTGAAGACGTCGCGTACTTCGATGTTACCCGTAATAACCTCTTCGGTTGTCGGAGCTAACAGACCTTCCATAGCGTCGCGCACCTCATTGATGGCGTCGTAAATGATCGAGTACAGGCGAATTTCAATCTGCTCCTGCTCGGCCAGTTTACGGGCGTTGGCCGAAGGCCGCACCTGGAAACCAACAATTACCGCATCTGAAGCCGATGCCAGCAGAATATCAGATTCGGAAATCTGACCAACTGCTTTGTGAATAATGTTCACCTGCACCTCTTCGGTTGACAGTTGCAACAGCGAGTCGGACAACGCTTCTACCGAACCGTCTACGTCACCTTTTACGATTACGTTCAGTTCTTTGAACGTGCCGATGGCTTTACGACGGCCAATTTCTTCGAGCGTAATGTGTTTGCGAGTCCGCAGTGACTGTTCGCGCAGAAGTTGTTCGCGCTTGTTCGCTATTTCACGAGCTTCGCGCTCAGTCTCCATCACATTGAACTTATCGCCTGCCTGCGGAGCACCGGGCAGACCTAAAATCTGAACGGGTTGGGCCGGGCCAGCTTCTTTAATGCGTTCGCCCCGGTCGTTGGTCATGGCCCGGATGCGCCCGTAGTGCGCCCCTACCAGTACCACATCACCCTGCCGCAAGGTTCCATTTTCGACCAGTACGGTCGAAACATAACCCCGGCCTTTGTCGAGTGATGCTTCAATGACAGTACCCAAACCACGCCGGTCGGGATTGGCCTTCAGTTCGAGCAGTTCGGCTTCGAGAAGTACTTTTTCAAGCAGGTCATCGACACCCATACCCGACTTGGACGAAATCTCCTGCGCCTGATACTTACCACCCCATTCTTCAACCAGCAGGTTCATGGAGGCCAGTTCGGTACGGATTTTTTCAGCGTCGGCACCGGGTTTGTCGACTTTCGAGAAAGCAAACACAATCGGTACGCCCGCCACCTGTGCGTGGTTGATGGCTTCGCGGGTCTGCGGCATCACGCTGTCGTCGGCGGCAATTACAATGATAACTACGTCGGTTACTTTCGCACCCCGTGCCCGCATGGCCGTAAAGGCTTCGTGACCCGGCGTATCAAGGAACGTGATCGCGCGACCGTCGGCGGTCGGTACACTATAAGCACCAATGTGCTGGGTAATGCCACCAGCTTCACCAGCCGCCACTTTAGCCCGGCGAATATAGTCGAGCAGCGAGGTTTTACCGTGGTCAACGTGACCCATAATGGTCACAATCGGCGCACGAGGTTGCAGTTCATCTGGATCATCGGCTTCTACGTCGACACCCGCTTCAGTTTCGTCTTCTGCCGAAACAAACTGTACGTCATAGCCAAATTCATCGGCAATTACCGTAATGGCTTCGGCGTCTAACCGCTGATTGATCGATACGAACATACCAAGGTTCATACAGACCGAAATCACTTCATTAACCGACACGTCCATGAGCGAAGCCAGGTCGTTGGCTGACACGAACTCGGTTACTTTCAGCGTTTTTGCTTCGAGTTCTTCCTGTTCGTTCAACAAACGGCGATCTTCTTCGCGCTGGTTTCGGCGATCCCGGCGTCGGTCGGCTCCCCGGTTGGGCTGATTGCCCCGCATCCGGTCGTTCGTTTCCTGAATGGCTTTCCGAACGTCGGCCTGCGTAGGTGCTTCCCGACGGTCACGCCCGCCACCCCGGTTATTACCACCGCCCCGGTTGTTGCCACCACCCCGGTTGTTATTAGTGTTACCACCGCCAGTCCGATTGTTGGCGTTGTTTGACGTGGTGTTAGTAGTGCCACCCTGTCCCTGAGCGTTGTTACCTCCGCTCCGGTTATTGGGATTGGCAGAAGTACGGTCGCCCTGATTCTGCTGGTTGGTCTGACCCTGCTGGTTACGATTTCCGTCGCGCTGACCACCCTGCTGATTGCGGTCGCCGGGTGCGCGGTTTTGCGGCCCACGGTCATTTTGCCCGTCACGCGGCCCTCGGTTATTATTCGTGTTGCCTTGACCTTGCGGCTGGTTGTTGCCCGACGGGTTGGGTTGCCCCATATTGCTGCCGCCTTCACGACCGCCACGAATGCGCTTACGCTTCTTTTTATCAGCATTGCTGCCTCCACCACCCTGACGGGGATTGTTGACAGGCAGTTCAATCTTGCCGAGAATCTTCAGTCCTCCCAGTTGATGGCTACCTGCTGCCCGAATAGTTTCGGTTGGCACGTCGCTGTCTTCAGCTACGGGCGGAACTACAGGTGCTGGCGGGGCAACTGCCTTCGGTGGCGTAACGGGCGGGTTGTTACGACGCGGCTCGGCCACCGGGTTGTTGGCTGGTTTAGGTGGTGCCGTTGCTACCGGTGGTGCTGTCGGCTTCACAGGCTGCGGGGCTGGCACTGGTTTTGGTTCAGGAGCAGGCGGAGCCACCGTTGCTTTTGCTTCAACGGGCGGAGCCTGAACCGGTTTTGGTGTTTCGATGGGATCAGGTTTAGCTACTGGTGGTTCTACTTTCGGGATTTCGGCTTTGGGCGTTTCCACATTCAGCGTTTCGGCTACAGGTGGAGCCATCGGCGCGGCAACCGGTTTAGGCACTTCGACCGGCTTGGGTGCAGGCGCGGGTTCGGGGGCTTTTGCCACAGGGGCAGGAGCCGGAGCGGGCTGCGGAGCTGGTTTGGGATTCAAATCAATTTTGCCCACCACCTTCAAACCTGGCAAACCTGTCTGAGCCGTTTGAGGAATTGGTTTTACCTCTGCCGGTGCCGGTTTTGGGGCTTCGGGCCGGGCGGCTTCGGATTGATTGGACACGATAGGACGTCCGGCGTCATCACGACGGTACAAAATGACGTCATCCTCCTGACGACGCGGTGACTCGGCGACCGTAACCGGCGGTTCGGCCCGGCGAGCTCCGTTCAGGAGTTCCGTAGATTTATACTCCTTCGCTAACACCTCCAACTGTTCTACGTTGAGTTTGGTGTTAGGATTAATTTCAACCTTAAACCCTTTGGCAGACAGACTATTCGCAACAGAGGACAAGCCTTTGTTGAGAATTTTTGCCACTTGGCTCAGGCGCATTGACTTTTCTTCTGCCATACGTTCGGTCTATATTCGGCAAATTTAACGGTTGTTGATATGGTATGAACAACAGATTCAGTAATTAAAATCCCGCTGGTGTGAAGTGAGTGGTGAAAAGTGAAAAATGAATAGTGAAAAGGCTTGTGCGCATTCACTATTCACTACTTATTTTTCGATCAATTTCACTCAAACTCCTGTTTGAGAATACTCACAATCTCTTCGATGGTATCTTCTTCAAGATCGGTTCGGCGAACAAGTTCTTCTTTGCTCAGTGCCAGTACACTTTTGGCCGTGTCGAGACCCACTTTGCGCAACTCCTCAATCATCCACTG from Spirosoma montaniterrae encodes:
- a CDS encoding metallophosphoesterase, with product MTILTISDLHGRTVWKEADFSRYDRVVFLGDYTDSYDISDETIYANLLEIIKLKRKQPAKFVLLIGNHDAQYLHFPHYRCSGFRAWAQPDLSALFAKHDSLFQIAYQQGSYLFSHAGVTNRWLDRLTTQMGIDRNTITPDFDLAALLNTLHQQPLKQRNILFEVGPKRGGFDSCSGPVWADRDETRTDYLPGFHQVVGHTPTPAFKTIGDDNGSITYSDVLQTRTEFYEVSLE
- the infB gene encoding translation initiation factor IF-2, with translation MAEEKSMRLSQVAKILNKGLSSVANSLSAKGFKVEINPNTKLNVEQLEVLAKEYKSTELLNGARRAEPPVTVAESPRRQEDDVILYRRDDAGRPIVSNQSEAARPEAPKPAPAEVKPIPQTAQTGLPGLKVVGKIDLNPKPAPQPAPAPAPVAKAPEPAPAPKPVEVPKPVAAPMAPPVAETLNVETPKAEIPKVEPPVAKPDPIETPKPVQAPPVEAKATVAPPAPEPKPVPAPQPVKPTAPPVATAPPKPANNPVAEPRRNNPPVTPPKAVAPPAPVVPPVAEDSDVPTETIRAAGSHQLGGLKILGKIELPVNNPRQGGGGSNADKKKRKRIRGGREGGSNMGQPNPSGNNQPQGQGNTNNNRGPRDGQNDRGPQNRAPGDRNQQGGQRDGNRNQQGQTNQQNQGDRTSANPNNRSGGNNAQGQGGTTNTTSNNANNRTGGGNTNNNRGGGNNRGGGNNRGGGRDRREAPTQADVRKAIQETNDRMRGNQPNRGADRRRDRRNQREEDRRLLNEQEELEAKTLKVTEFVSANDLASLMDVSVNEVISVCMNLGMFVSINQRLDAEAITVIADEFGYDVQFVSAEDETEAGVDVEADDPDELQPRAPIVTIMGHVDHGKTSLLDYIRRAKVAAGEAGGITQHIGAYSVPTADGRAITFLDTPGHEAFTAMRARGAKVTDVVIIVIAADDSVMPQTREAINHAQVAGVPIVFAFSKVDKPGADAEKIRTELASMNLLVEEWGGKYQAQEISSKSGMGVDDLLEKVLLEAELLELKANPDRRGLGTVIEASLDKGRGYVSTVLVENGTLRQGDVVLVGAHYGRIRAMTNDRGERIKEAGPAQPVQILGLPGAPQAGDKFNVMETEREAREIANKREQLLREQSLRTRKHITLEEIGRRKAIGTFKELNVIVKGDVDGSVEALSDSLLQLSTEEVQVNIIHKAVGQISESDILLASASDAVIVGFQVRPSANARKLAEQEQIEIRLYSIIYDAINEVRDAMEGLLAPTTEEVITGNIEVRDVFKISKVGTVAGCYVTDGIIKRNNKIRVIRDFIVIHTGEISALKRFKDDVSEVRSSYECGLSVRNFNDIEVGDTIEAFEVKEVKRTL